From one Trifolium pratense cultivar HEN17-A07 linkage group LG1, ARS_RC_1.1, whole genome shotgun sequence genomic stretch:
- the LOC123885187 gene encoding uncharacterized protein LOC123885187 → MASSSTKVSMKLLIDTKNEKVLFAEASKAVVDFLLNLLCLPIGTVVKLLSSNGMVGSLGNLYQSVENLNQNFMLPDQTKDVLLNPRAQISSTEISGFLTDNDGNDDHDERIKLYMCNNKCNFQVAYDNTTKCPGRPGYGGCGYSMTNEVQYVGNKKVAGKKTFIHNGFVKDVVTFMVMDDLVIQPMSTISSITLLNKFNVKEIGTLQEKVVEMGMEEGIKLLKASLQSKMVLTSVFIKKTK, encoded by the exons ATGGCTTCTTCTTCCACCAAAGTGTCCATGAAACTTCTCATTGACACAAAGAATGAGAAAGTTCTCTTTGCTGAAGCTTCAAAAGCTGTAGTAGACTTTCTGCTAAACTTGCTATGCTTGCCAATAGGCACTGTAGTGAAGCTGCTAAGCTCAAATGGCATGGTTGGCAGCTTAGGAAATCTGTATCAGAGTGTTGAAAATCTCAACCAGAATTTCATGCTACCGGATCAAACTAAGGATGTTCTGTTAAACCCAAGAGCTCAAATCTCTTCAACTGAAATCTCTGGCTTCCTTACCGACAACGATGGCAATGATGATCACGACGAAAGAATTAAGTTATACATGTGCAATAACAAATGTAATTTTCAGGTGGCATATGATAACACTACTAAATGTCCTGGTCGTCCTGGGTATGGTGGTTGTGGCTATTCTATGACCAATGAAGTACAATATGTCGGAAATAAGAAGGTTGCTGGAAAGAAAACTTTCATTCACAATGGTTTTGTGAAAGATGTTGTAACCTTCATGGTGATGGATGATTTGGTGATTCAGCCCATGTCAACTATATCTAGCATCACACTGTTGAACAAGTTCAATGTCAAAGAGATTGGCACCTTGCAAGAAAAGGTGGTTGAGATGGGAATGGAAGAG GGTATCAAATTGCTTAAGGCTTCTCTGCAGTCAAAGATGGTCTTGACTAGTGTTTTCATCAAGAAGACAAAGTGA
- the LOC123910893 gene encoding uncharacterized protein LOC123910893, whose amino-acid sequence MTSSSSSTKVTLKLLVDTKENKVLFAEASKAAIDNLLNMFRLSFGNVVRFMSNDDVHLLGSLGSLYHTSSTVQNLNHNRGNSFYMCPNGCIFGISCDHCSRVMNHDETRCVAIKDQNVTFILMDDLVIKPFSPISIITLLNKFNFKQVGTLQEMVVEFGMDECVELLKTSLQSKMVLTSVFIKNKNKKDFTIFTVRMLSVLKIMGYLVFSFIGYLVDCSTSSPLQDKDFGNVLLLRNSFHKLRNLKPSPCAVIFVFLFEM is encoded by the exons AtgacttcttcttcttcttccaccaAAGTGACCCTTAAGCTTCTGGTTGATACAAAGGAAAACAAAGTTCTATTTGCAGAAGCATCAAAAGCTGCCATAGACAATCTCTTAAACATGTTTCGCTTGTCTTTTGGTAATGTTGTTAGGTTCATGAGCAACGACGACGTGCATTTGTTGGGTAGCTTAGGAAGTCTGTATCACACTAGTAGTACTGTCCAAAACCTCAACCACAATCGAGGAAACTCGTTCTACATGTGTCCAAATGGATGCATTTTCGGTATATCTTGCGATCATTGCTCGCGAGTAATGAACCATGATGAAACACGTTGTGTCGCTATCAAAGATCAAAATGTAACTTTTATCTTGATGGATGATTTAGTTATTAAGCCCTTCTCACCAATTTCAATTATTACATTACTCaacaaattcaatttcaaacaagTTGGTACTTTGCAAGAAATGGTGGTTGAGTTTGGTATGGATGAG TGTGTCGAGTTACTTAAGACCTCGTTGCAGTCAAAGATGGTTTTAACAAGTGTTTTtatcaagaacaaaaataaGAAGGACTTCACAATCTTCACAGTGAGAATGTTATCAGTACTTAAAATCATGGGTTATTTGGTTTTCAGCTTTATTGGTTATTTGGTGGATTGTTCAACTTCTAGCCCACTCCAAGACAAGGATTTTG GAAATGTTCTGTTGCTTAGAAACTCTTTTCACAAACTTAGAAATCTCAAACCAAGTCCATGTgctgtaatttttgttttcttatttgagATGTGA
- the LOC123910900 gene encoding uncharacterized protein LOC123910900, translated as MTPSSTTKLTLKLLIDTKNEKVLFAEASKPVVDFIFNILSLPIGTVVKLIGNNGMVGSIGNLYQSVENLNHNYMQQYLSKDVLLNPSAPRWSIEITHCLPPHEEPLQTLNATSAVILEDELDKEHQMKYDDYDEDEDEDEDEEDEEAEESEEDSLAGGETMFYMCPNECSYNVTCDKTTRCSSCKRAMNNKINHVGNYVDKEYTIKNGFVKDVTFIVMDDLVIQPMQALPGITILNKFNIKDIGTLKEMVVELGVDEGIKLLKASLRSKMVLTSVFLKKEY; from the exons ATGACTCcttcttcaacaacaaaattgaCCCTCAAACTTCTTATTGACACAAAGAATGAAAAAGTTTTATTTGCTGAAGCATCAAAACCTGTCGTAGATTTTATTTTCAACATCCTTAGCTTGCCTATAGGCACGGTAGTGAAGCTCATAGGCAACAACGGCATGGTTGGTAGCATTGGGAATCTGTATCAAAGTGTCGAAAACCTCAACCACAATTACATGCAACAATACCTAAGTAAGGATGTTCTCTTAAATCCATCAGCTCCCAGATGGTCAATTGAAATCACTCACTGTCTTCCCCCACATGAAGAACCTCTTCAAACTTTAAATGCAACCTCTGCTGTTATTCTCGAGGATGAATTGGACAAAGAACATCAGATGAAATACGACGACTATGATGAGGACGAAGACGAGGACGAGGATGAGGAAGACGAAGAGGCAGAAGAGTCCGAGGAAGACAGCCTAGCAGGAGGAGAAACTATGTTTTATATGTGCCCAAATGAATGTAGCTATAATGTCACATGTGATAAAACAACACGTTGTTCTAGTTGCAAGAGAGCTatgaacaataaaataaatcacgTTGGAAATTATGTTGATAAAGAGTACACAATTAAGAATGGCTTTGTTAAAGATGTAACTTTCATTGTTATGGATGATTTAGTCATTCAGCCCATGCAGGCCTTACCAGGTATTACCATACTTAACAAGTTCAATATCAAAGATATTGGTACTTTGAAAGAAATggtggttgagttgggagtggATGAG GGTATCAAGTTGCTAAAGGCTTCTCTGCGATCGAAGATGGTTTTGACAAGTGTTTTCCTCAAGAAGGAGTATTGA